From one Lycium ferocissimum isolate CSIRO_LF1 chromosome 5, AGI_CSIRO_Lferr_CH_V1, whole genome shotgun sequence genomic stretch:
- the LOC132056365 gene encoding protein sym-1-like has protein sequence MASSNASILTRNSLLSLPISQLHTRTRIQPNPPHTTRPGLSSSSSSISSSSTNNGLKSLYLSYIGSRRFSSGNNFQMTSAVSGDGGGGGYGGNSDDGDSGGGNSGGGDGEGGSSNWSLLAWYLSLLEKYPVWTKAVTSALLTLCGDLICQLWIDQVASVDVKRTFLFTFLGLVLVGPTLHFWYLYLSKLVTTPGLSGTLMRLVIDQFLFAPIFVGVFLSSLVTLEGRSSQVIPKLQQEWFSSVLANWQLWIPFQFINFRFVPQQFQVLAANFIALVWNVILSYKAHKEVIVK, from the exons ATGGCTTCTTCAAACGCCTCAATTCTCACCCGCAATTCTCTTTTATCATTACCCATTTCACAACTCCACACCCGTACCCGAATTCAACCAAACCCACCTCATACAACCCGACCCGGactgtcttcttcttcttcttctatcaGTTCTTCTTCAACTAATAATGGATTGAAAAGTTTGTATCTTTCTTATATTGGGTCTAGACGGTTCAGTTCTGGTAATAATTTTCAGATGACGTCAGCAGTTTCCGGCGATGGAGGTGGTGGTGGTTATGGAGGTAACTCCGATGATGGAGATTCTGGAGGTGGTAAcagtggtggtggtgatggtgaGGGTGGAAGTAGTAACTGGTCATTGCTTGCCTG GTATTTATCTCTTCTTGAGAAGTATCCAGTATGGACAAAAGCAGTTACATCTGCATTGTTGACACTTTGTGGAGATCTAATCTGTCAG TTGTGGATTGACCAAGTAGCATCCGTGGACGTAAAGAGGACATTTCTGTTCACTTTCTTGGGGCTGGTCTTGGTGGGTCCAACTTTGCACTTTTG GTACCTCTACTTGAGTAAATTGGTCACAACTCCAGGGCTCTCTGGTACTCTCATGCGCCTTGTAATAGATCag TTCCTTTTTGCTCCAATTTTTGTTGGAGTTTTCTTATCCTCTCTGGTAACACTTGAGGGAAGGTCATCACAAGTGATTCCAAAGCTTCAACAG GAGTGGTTCTCGTCTGTCCTTGCAAATTGGCAACTCTGGATACCTTTTCAATTTATCAACTTCCGGTTTGTACCTCAGCAATTTCAG